A genomic region of Vibrio ziniensis contains the following coding sequences:
- a CDS encoding LysR family transcriptional regulator, which translates to MKMQLLYEFISLSKQLNFTLTAQKMNITQPVLSRHMKSLEDQFGVALFKRDTHSVELTSAGELFAVEAGKIIHQYEESLSTINAFTGHRRKNVSIAFLGEALRGVLVPFIGHFQKNFNDINVELRDSELDEALRALDEHTCDMSFLIRPNFIEPSPKFNHQHIKTDTLCVAVNRHHPLAYRKKVSLMEVVKWPLIRVDPAHFPMSADYSTGFLNCYDIPFTLYREYPNLKTCCFNLEFNNQVVLLMPTHRQYLLSGDCVAMELEEDDYWFELEVVWNKDNTNPCTQLVLKELKKFLQKSHYVNEEAEELAR; encoded by the coding sequence ATGAAAATGCAGCTTCTGTATGAGTTTATTTCGCTTTCTAAACAGCTTAACTTTACTCTCACTGCACAGAAAATGAATATCACCCAGCCTGTTCTCAGCAGACATATGAAGAGTTTGGAAGATCAGTTTGGTGTCGCCTTATTTAAACGTGATACCCATAGTGTAGAGCTTACATCTGCGGGTGAACTTTTCGCTGTAGAAGCAGGGAAAATCATCCATCAATACGAAGAATCACTGTCTACAATAAATGCGTTTACTGGTCATAGGCGTAAAAACGTATCTATTGCATTTCTGGGTGAAGCGCTACGGGGTGTATTGGTTCCTTTTATTGGTCATTTTCAAAAAAACTTTAATGATATCAATGTTGAACTTCGAGATAGTGAGTTGGACGAAGCTCTAAGAGCTTTAGATGAACATACATGTGACATGAGCTTTTTGATTCGCCCTAACTTTATTGAGCCGAGTCCGAAGTTTAATCATCAGCATATCAAGACCGATACTTTGTGTGTCGCCGTTAATCGACATCACCCATTGGCTTATCGAAAAAAGGTCTCACTGATGGAAGTTGTGAAATGGCCCCTTATTCGTGTCGACCCTGCACACTTTCCTATGTCAGCAGACTACAGTACGGGATTTTTGAATTGTTACGATATACCTTTCACTTTGTATCGGGAATATCCAAACCTAAAAACATGTTGCTTCAATCTAGAATTTAATAATCAAGTTGTCCTATTGATGCCAACCCATAGACAGTATTTGCTCAGTGGCGACTGTGTAGCTATGGAGTTAGAGGAAGATGATTATTGGTTTGAGCTAGAAGTCGTGTGGAATAAAGATAATACCAATCCCTGCACTCAGCTTGTTCTGAAAGAACTGAAGAAATTCCTACAAAAAAGCCATTATGTTAATGAAGAAGCAGAAGAGTTAGCGCGCTAG
- a CDS encoding SDR family NAD(P)-dependent oxidoreductase produces the protein MKRLENKVAIVTGGNSGIGKATAELFCKEGAKVIIAGRRTEENNKVVDELINKGGEIIAVQADVSVASDCQKVVDAAIEKYGKIDILVNNAGIADKHIPINDCSEDWFDTVCKIDQYSVFYMSKYALKHMEAEGKGSIVNISSIGSQGVAGISYSAAKAAVNAMTKNIALYYSATNIRCNAVGPGPTPTPLNSPEQMKTFNMDFANLCAKHIDITLPSADVYDQAEAILYFASDASKAVTGQILYVDHGTTLY, from the coding sequence ATGAAAAGATTAGAAAATAAGGTTGCCATTGTTACTGGTGGTAATTCAGGCATTGGTAAAGCTACCGCTGAATTATTCTGCAAAGAAGGTGCAAAAGTTATTATTGCCGGTCGTCGTACAGAGGAAAATAACAAGGTTGTTGATGAACTAATAAATAAAGGTGGCGAAATCATTGCTGTTCAAGCAGATGTATCTGTAGCTTCCGATTGCCAAAAAGTCGTTGATGCTGCAATCGAGAAATATGGAAAAATCGACATTCTCGTCAACAATGCGGGAATCGCAGATAAACATATCCCAATCAATGATTGTTCTGAAGATTGGTTTGATACAGTGTGCAAAATTGACCAGTACTCTGTTTTTTACATGAGCAAATACGCATTGAAACATATGGAAGCTGAAGGTAAAGGCTCTATTGTTAATATATCTTCAATTGGCAGCCAAGGCGTCGCGGGCATTTCTTACAGTGCTGCTAAGGCTGCTGTAAATGCTATGACTAAAAATATCGCTTTGTATTATTCTGCAACCAACATTCGCTGCAACGCTGTTGGCCCTGGCCCAACGCCTACTCCACTAAATTCTCCAGAGCAAATGAAAACATTTAATATGGATTTTGCTAACCTTTGCGCAAAACATATCGATATTACTTTGCCTAGTGCTGATGTTTACGATCAAGCAGAAGCTATTTTATATTTCGCTAGTGACGCATCAAAAGCAGTTACTGGTCAAATATTGTATGTCGATCATGGTACAACTTTGTATTAA